In one Campylobacter insulaenigrae NCTC 12927 genomic region, the following are encoded:
- the rpsG gene encoding 30S ribosomal protein S7, which translates to MRRRKAPVKEVLPDPIYGNKVITKFINSLMYDGKKSTATTIMYGALEAIDKKGGEKKGIEIFNDAIENIKPLLEVKSRRVGGATYQVPVEVRPARQQALAIRWIISFARKRSERTMIDKLAAELLDAANSKGASFKKKEDTYKMAEANKAFAHYRW; encoded by the coding sequence ATGAGAAGAAGAAAAGCTCCGGTGAAAGAAGTCTTGCCTGATCCGATTTATGGAAATAAAGTAATCACAAAATTCATTAATTCTTTAATGTATGATGGTAAAAAAAGTACAGCTACTACTATAATGTATGGTGCTTTAGAAGCTATCGATAAAAAAGGTGGAGAAAAAAAAGGTATAGAAATTTTTAATGATGCTATTGAAAATATTAAGCCTTTATTAGAAGTTAAATCACGTCGTGTAGGTGGTGCTACTTATCAGGTTCCAGTTGAAGTACGTCCAGCTAGACAACAAGCTTTAGCGATTCGTTGGATTATTTCTTTTGCAAGAAAAAGAAGTGAAAGAACTATGATAGATAAATTAGCAGCTGAGTTGTTAGATGCTGCAAATAGTAAAGGTGCTTCATTTAAGAAGAAAGAAGATACTTATAAAATGGCAGAAGCTAATAAAGCATTTGCTCATTATCGTTGGTAA
- a CDS encoding hemolysin family protein: MDPSQYLDLNQTLPMASSIDVGYSTFMIIVALLLVLLNGFFVLSEFSIVKVRRSKLEEMIKEKKPNAKKALEVTSNLDTYLSACQLGITLSSLALGWIGEPAIAKVLEKALINLGFSPTLIHTIAFIIAFAIITLLHVVLGELVPKSIAITIADKVVLWIARPLHLFWLMFLPFIKTFDFLAAISLKFIGIKPAKEHELTHSEEEIKFIATESQKGGILDEFETEIIRNAVDFSDIVAKEIMTPRKDMICLNKQKSYDENMQIVSLHKHTRFPYIDGSKDIILGMVHIRDIMQNEFNDRKKNLDDFLIKMILIPENISISKVLFMMNKEQVHTALVVDEYGGTAGLLTMEDIMEEIIGDINDEHDDSSPHYKKIAENIFEFQGRYEISGVEELLNITYNEELEQVTIGGYVFNLLGRLPIVGDRIEDEYCYYEVKKMDGNSIERVKVVRKNEENEN; this comes from the coding sequence TTGGACCCCAGTCAATATTTAGACTTAAATCAAACCTTACCTATGGCCTCATCTATTGATGTTGGTTATTCTACTTTTATGATTATTGTTGCTCTACTCTTAGTGCTTTTAAATGGATTTTTTGTTCTTTCTGAATTTAGTATTGTCAAAGTAAGAAGATCTAAATTAGAAGAAATGATTAAAGAAAAAAAACCAAATGCAAAAAAAGCATTGGAAGTCACTTCTAATCTTGATACTTATCTTAGCGCATGTCAACTAGGGATTACATTAAGCTCACTTGCTCTTGGTTGGATAGGAGAGCCTGCTATTGCAAAAGTTCTTGAAAAAGCGTTAATAAATTTAGGATTTAGTCCTACTTTAATTCATACTATTGCTTTTATCATAGCGTTTGCAATAATAACCTTATTACACGTAGTTTTGGGAGAATTAGTTCCAAAAAGTATTGCTATTACCATAGCTGATAAAGTTGTATTGTGGATTGCTAGACCTTTACATTTATTCTGGCTAATGTTTTTACCTTTTATAAAAACTTTCGATTTTTTAGCCGCAATTTCTTTAAAATTTATAGGTATTAAGCCCGCCAAAGAACATGAATTAACTCACTCAGAAGAAGAAATTAAATTCATAGCAACAGAAAGTCAAAAAGGCGGAATTTTAGATGAATTTGAAACAGAAATCATCCGCAATGCTGTTGATTTTTCAGATATAGTTGCTAAAGAAATCATGACTCCAAGAAAAGATATGATTTGTCTTAATAAGCAAAAAAGCTATGATGAAAACATGCAAATAGTTTCTTTACATAAACATACGCGCTTTCCATATATAGATGGTTCTAAGGATATTATTTTAGGTATGGTTCACATTAGAGATATTATGCAAAATGAATTCAACGATCGTAAAAAAAATCTTGATGACTTTTTAATTAAAATGATACTGATTCCAGAAAACATAAGTATTTCTAAAGTTTTATTCATGATGAACAAAGAACAAGTTCATACTGCTTTAGTTGTAGATGAATATGGAGGCACTGCTGGACTTTTAACTATGGAAGATATCATGGAAGAAATCATTGGAGATATCAATGATGAACATGATGACTCAAGTCCACACTACAAAAAAATAGCAGAAAATATTTTTGAATTTCAAGGTCGATATGAAATTAGCGGCGTTGAAGAATTACTAAATATTACCTACAATGAAGAATTAGAACAAGTAACAATAGGAGGCTATGTGTTTAATCTTCTTGGACGTTTACCTATTGTAGGAGATCGTATAGAAGATGAATATTGTTATTATGAAGTTAAAAAAATGGATGGCAATAGCATAGAACGTGTCAAAGTTGTTCGAAAAAACGAAGAGAATGAAAATTAA
- the rpoC gene encoding DNA-directed RNA polymerase subunit beta': MSKFKPIEIKEDGRPRDFEAFQLRLASPEKIKFWSYGEVKKPETINYRTLKPERDGLFCAKIFGPIRDYECLCGKYKKMRFKGIKCEKCGVEVTSSKVRRSRMGHIELVTPVAHIWYVNSLPSRIGTLLGIKMKDLERVLYYEAYIVENPGDAYYDNENSKKVEFCDVLNEEQYLNLMQRYESSGFKARMGGEVVRDLLANLDLVELLNQLKEEIASTNSEAKKKTIIKRLKVVENFLNSNLNSNTNSDEVVPNRPEWMMITNLPVLPPDLRPLVALDGGKFAVSDVNDLYRRVINRNTRLKRLMELDAPEIIIRNEKRMLQEAVDALFDNGRRANAVKGANKRPLKSLSEIIKGKQGRFRQNLLGKRVDFSGRSVIVVGPKLRMDQCGLPKKMALELFKPHLLAKLEEKGYATTVKQAKKMIENKTNEVWECLEEVVKGHPVMLNRAPTLHKLSIQAFHPVLVEGKAIQLHPLVCAAFNADFDGDQMAVHVPLSQEAIAECKVLMLSSMNILLPASGRSVTIPSQDMVLGIYYLSLEKEGAKGEHKICTGIEEVMIALEADSLDIHANIRSVVDGRKIVTTAGRLIIKSILPDFVPENMWNKVMKKKDIAALVDYVYKIGGLEVSANFLDNLKDLGFEYATKAGISISIADIIVPNQKQKNIDEAKKQVRDIQNSYNLGLITSGERYNKIIDIWKSTNNTLSKDMMELIKKDKDGFNSIYMMADSGARGSAAQISQLAAMRGLMAKPDGSIIETPIISNFREGLNVLEYFISTHGARKGLADTALKTANAGYLTRKLIDVAQNVKVTMEDCGAHEGVEINEITADGVVIETLEERILGRVLAENIIDSITNEILFSEGTLIDEEKARIITESGVKSVSIRTPITCKAKKGVCSKCYGINLGEGKLVKPGEAVGIISAQSIGEPGTQLTLRTFHSGGTASTDLQDRQVVAHKEGFVRFYNLNTYKDKKGKTIVANHRNAAILLVEPKIKAPFKGVINVEYAYEDVIVSIKNKSNESKFILRKYDLAKANELAGVSGNIEGKLYIPYNNGDEVGENESIVEVIKEGWNVPNRIPYASELLVNDGDPITQNIFAGAKGTLKFYILKGDGLDRIKNLKKGDVIKEKGVFVVIADENDREAKRHYIPRESVIEFSDSQIIDDAKTIIARSSKEDKTIIAEWDAYNNTVIAEINGTISFEDIEAGYSADEQIDEATGKRSLVINEYLPSGVRPAILIIGEKDQVVRYQLEPKTVIYVNDGDKVKQADILAKTPKAAAKSKDITGGLPRVSELFEARKPKNTAVVAEIDGIVRFDKPLRSKERIIIQAEDGSSAEYLIDKSKRIQVRDGEFIHAGEKLTDGIVSSHDVLRILGEKALHYYLISEIQQVYRGQGVVISDKHIEIIVSQMLRQVKIVDSGHTNFIVGDLVSRRKFREENERILRYGGEPAVAEPVLLGVTRAAIGSDSVISAASFQETTKVLTEASIAGKFDYLEDLKENVILGRMIPVGTGLYGDQNLKLKQQN, from the coding sequence ATGAGTAAATTTAAACCTATCGAAATAAAAGAAGATGGTAGACCAAGAGACTTTGAAGCTTTCCAACTAAGACTTGCAAGTCCTGAAAAAATTAAATTCTGGTCTTATGGTGAAGTTAAAAAACCCGAGACTATTAATTATAGAACTTTAAAACCAGAAAGAGATGGGTTATTTTGTGCAAAAATATTTGGTCCTATTAGAGATTATGAATGTTTATGTGGCAAATATAAGAAAATGCGTTTTAAAGGTATTAAATGTGAAAAATGTGGCGTAGAAGTTACTAGTTCAAAAGTACGTCGTTCTAGAATGGGCCATATAGAGTTAGTTACTCCAGTTGCTCATATTTGGTACGTAAATTCATTGCCTAGTCGTATTGGTACTTTACTTGGCATAAAAATGAAAGATTTAGAGCGTGTATTATATTATGAAGCATATATTGTTGAAAATCCAGGTGATGCATATTATGATAATGAGAACTCAAAAAAAGTTGAATTTTGCGATGTTTTAAATGAAGAACAATATTTAAATTTAATGCAACGCTATGAAAGTAGTGGATTTAAAGCTAGAATGGGCGGAGAAGTTGTAAGGGATTTATTGGCAAATTTAGACCTTGTTGAGCTTTTAAATCAGCTTAAAGAAGAAATTGCTTCTACTAATTCAGAGGCTAAAAAGAAGACTATTATTAAGCGCTTGAAGGTTGTTGAAAACTTTCTCAATAGCAATTTAAATAGTAATACTAATAGTGATGAAGTTGTTCCAAATAGACCTGAGTGGATGATGATTACGAACTTACCTGTGCTTCCACCTGATTTAAGACCTTTAGTAGCTTTAGATGGTGGAAAATTTGCTGTTTCAGATGTTAATGATTTGTATAGAAGAGTTATCAATAGAAATACACGTTTAAAAAGATTAATGGAACTTGATGCACCTGAAATTATTATCAGAAATGAAAAAAGAATGCTTCAAGAGGCAGTAGATGCTTTATTTGATAATGGAAGAAGAGCAAATGCTGTTAAAGGAGCTAATAAGCGCCCTTTAAAATCACTTAGTGAAATTATTAAAGGTAAACAAGGGCGTTTTAGACAAAATCTTTTAGGAAAAAGGGTTGATTTTTCAGGTCGTAGTGTTATTGTTGTGGGACCGAAATTAAGAATGGATCAGTGTGGTTTACCTAAAAAAATGGCTTTAGAATTGTTTAAACCGCATTTATTAGCAAAACTTGAAGAAAAAGGTTATGCTACAACAGTAAAACAAGCAAAAAAAATGATAGAAAATAAAACTAATGAAGTTTGGGAATGTTTAGAAGAAGTAGTTAAGGGTCATCCTGTCATGCTTAACCGTGCTCCAACACTTCATAAGCTTTCTATACAAGCTTTTCATCCTGTGCTTGTTGAAGGTAAAGCTATTCAGCTTCATCCTTTAGTTTGTGCTGCATTTAATGCTGATTTTGATGGTGATCAGATGGCTGTGCATGTTCCTTTGTCACAAGAAGCAATTGCTGAATGTAAAGTATTAATGCTTTCATCTATGAATATTTTGCTTCCTGCTAGTGGCCGTTCTGTAACTATTCCATCTCAGGATATGGTTTTAGGAATATATTATCTTTCTTTAGAAAAAGAAGGTGCCAAAGGTGAGCATAAAATTTGTACAGGTATTGAAGAAGTTATGATAGCTTTAGAAGCAGATTCTTTAGATATTCATGCTAATATTCGAAGTGTTGTTGATGGTAGAAAAATAGTAACTACTGCAGGAAGATTAATTATTAAGTCAATTTTACCTGATTTTGTTCCAGAAAATATGTGGAATAAAGTGATGAAAAAGAAAGATATTGCAGCTTTGGTTGATTATGTTTATAAAATTGGCGGTCTTGAGGTTAGTGCAAATTTCTTGGATAATCTAAAAGATTTAGGATTTGAATATGCAACAAAAGCAGGAATTTCTATTTCCATCGCAGATATTATTGTTCCAAATCAAAAACAAAAAAATATAGATGAAGCAAAAAAACAGGTAAGAGATATACAAAATTCATATAATTTAGGTCTTATTACATCAGGTGAAAGATATAATAAAATTATTGATATTTGGAAAAGTACTAATAATACTCTTTCAAAAGACATGATGGAATTGATTAAAAAAGATAAAGATGGTTTTAATTCTATTTATATGATGGCTGATTCTGGTGCTAGAGGTTCTGCTGCTCAAATTTCGCAGCTTGCTGCTATGAGAGGACTTATGGCTAAGCCAGATGGATCGATTATTGAAACACCTATTATTTCAAATTTCCGTGAGGGTTTGAATGTTCTTGAATATTTTATTTCAACTCATGGTGCTAGAAAAGGTCTTGCAGATACTGCACTTAAAACAGCTAATGCGGGTTATTTGACTAGAAAACTTATAGATGTTGCTCAAAATGTAAAAGTTACAATGGAAGATTGTGGTGCCCACGAAGGTGTTGAAATTAATGAAATAACAGCTGATGGTGTGGTTATAGAAACTTTAGAAGAAAGAATTTTAGGTAGAGTATTAGCTGAAAATATTATTGATTCTATTACGAATGAAATTTTATTTTCTGAGGGAACTTTGATCGATGAAGAAAAAGCAAGAATAATAACAGAAAGCGGTGTTAAAAGTGTAAGTATTCGAACTCCTATAACTTGTAAAGCTAAAAAAGGTGTTTGTTCAAAATGTTATGGAATAAATTTAGGAGAAGGAAAACTAGTAAAACCTGGTGAAGCCGTAGGTATCATTTCAGCACAATCAATAGGTGAACCAGGAACTCAACTTACGCTTAGAACTTTCCATAGTGGTGGAACAGCAAGTACTGACTTGCAAGATCGTCAGGTTGTAGCGCATAAAGAAGGCTTTGTAAGATTTTATAATTTGAATACATATAAGGATAAAAAAGGTAAAACAATCGTTGCAAATCATCGTAATGCTGCTATTTTACTTGTAGAACCTAAGATTAAAGCACCATTTAAAGGTGTAATTAATGTTGAATATGCTTACGAAGATGTTATTGTGAGTATTAAAAATAAAAGTAATGAATCTAAATTTATTTTAAGAAAATATGATTTAGCAAAAGCAAATGAACTTGCTGGTGTAAGTGGAAATATTGAAGGAAAATTATATATCCCTTATAATAACGGTGATGAAGTTGGTGAAAATGAAAGTATTGTTGAAGTAATTAAGGAAGGTTGGAATGTGCCAAATCGTATTCCATATGCTAGTGAATTGCTTGTAAATGATGGTGACCCTATTACTCAAAATATTTTTGCAGGTGCCAAAGGAACTTTGAAATTTTATATACTCAAAGGTGATGGTTTAGATAGAATTAAAAATCTTAAAAAAGGTGATGTCATTAAGGAAAAAGGTGTTTTTGTGGTTATTGCTGATGAAAATGATCGCGAAGCAAAAAGACATTATATACCAAGAGAATCTGTGATTGAATTTAGTGATAGTCAGATTATTGATGATGCTAAGACAATTATTGCAAGATCAAGCAAAGAGGATAAAACTATTATAGCTGAATGGGATGCTTATAATAATACTGTTATTGCAGAAATTAATGGAACTATAAGTTTTGAAGATATAGAAGCAGGATATAGTGCTGATGAGCAAATTGATGAAGCTACTGGAAAAAGATCTCTTGTAATTAATGAATATTTACCAAGCGGTGTGCGTCCAGCTATTTTAATTATCGGAGAAAAAGATCAAGTAGTTCGTTATCAACTTGAACCTAAAACTGTTATTTATGTTAACGATGGTGATAAGGTAAAACAGGCAGATATTTTAGCTAAAACTCCAAAAGCAGCGGCTAAATCAAAGGATATTACAGGAGGTCTTCCAAGAGTATCTGAATTATTTGAAGCTCGAAAACCAAAAAATACTGCAGTTGTTGCTGAAATTGATGGAATAGTGAGATTTGACAAACCATTGAGATCAAAAGAGAGAATTATTATTCAAGCTGAAGATGGTAGTAGTGCTGAATATTTGATTGATAAATCAAAAAGAATTCAAGTTAGAGATGGTGAATTTATTCATGCTGGTGAAAAACTAACAGATGGTATTGTTTCAAGCCATGATGTGCTTAGAATTTTAGGTGAAAAAGCATTGCATTATTATTTAATTTCAGAAATTCAACAAGTGTATCGTGGTCAAGGTGTTGTAATTTCAGATAAACATATCGAAATTATAGTTTCTCAAATGCTAAGACAGGTAAAAATTGTAGATAGTGGTCATACTAATTTCATCGTAGGTGATTTAGTTTCAAGAAGAAAATTCAGAGAAGAAAATGAGCGAATTCTAAGATATGGTGGAGAACCTGCTGTGGCTGAACCTGTACTGCTTGGAGTTACAAGAGCAGCTATAGGAAGTGATAGTGTGATTTCTGCTGCTTCATTCCAAGAAACTACGAAAGTTTTAACAGAGGCAAGTATAGCTGGTAAATTTGATTATCTTGAAGATTTGAAAGAAAATGTTATTTTAGGTCGTATGATTCCTGTAGGAACTGGACTTTATGGAGATCAAAATTTAAAGCTTAAACAACAAAATTAA
- a CDS encoding putative transporter — MFKSFFLSKQWALWAYLGLFFLLGSLLVQTSINVAINEWYKDFYDVLQNVKDHNINDFYYFIQQFLYLALPYVLIATITKYFGSIYAFKWREAMTFDYIKFWQKKDNNIEGSSQRIQEDIYNFSKIIESLGLAFVRALMTLIAFIPILWMLSEHVNLPILKDIKGSLVWAAFLVSLGGLVISWFVGIKLPGLEYNNQKAEAAFRKELVFAEDDRKNYASDESILNLFTGLKINYKRLFLHYGYFNIWLYLFEQIMVIVPFLIMAPSLFVGLIQLGIIIQVGNAFDQVRSSFSIFITNWTTITQLRSIYKRLDEFEKSIDYRKN; from the coding sequence ATGTTCAAATCGTTTTTTTTGTCAAAACAATGGGCTTTGTGGGCTTATTTAGGTTTATTTTTTTTACTTGGTTCTTTGTTAGTTCAAACATCTATAAATGTTGCAATTAATGAATGGTATAAAGATTTTTATGATGTTTTACAAAATGTCAAAGATCATAATATCAATGATTTTTATTATTTTATACAGCAATTTTTGTACCTTGCATTACCCTATGTGTTAATCGCTACTATCACTAAATATTTTGGCAGTATATATGCATTTAAATGGAGAGAGGCGATGACATTTGACTATATTAAATTTTGGCAAAAAAAGGATAATAATATAGAAGGAAGTTCTCAAAGAATTCAAGAAGATATTTACAATTTTTCAAAAATCATAGAAAGTCTAGGGCTTGCTTTCGTAAGAGCCTTAATGACTTTAATTGCCTTCATACCAATATTATGGATGCTCAGCGAGCATGTAAATTTACCTATATTAAAAGATATTAAAGGTTCTTTAGTATGGGCGGCATTTTTAGTATCTTTAGGAGGACTTGTGATATCATGGTTTGTAGGTATCAAATTGCCAGGTCTTGAATATAATAATCAAAAAGCTGAAGCTGCTTTTAGAAAAGAGCTAGTTTTTGCAGAAGATGATAGAAAAAATTATGCAAGTGATGAAAGTATTTTAAATTTATTTACAGGACTTAAAATAAACTATAAAAGATTATTTTTACATTATGGGTATTTTAATATATGGCTTTACTTATTTGAACAAATTATGGTTATAGTTCCTTTTTTAATAATGGCCCCAAGTTTATTTGTAGGCTTAATTCAACTTGGCATTATTATACAAGTTGGAAACGCATTTGATCAAGTTCGTTCCTCTTTTAGTATTTTTATAACAAATTGGACAACTATAACTCAACTAAGAAGTATTTATAAACGTTTAGATGAATTTGAAAAGAGCATTGATTATAGAAAAAATTAA
- the fusA gene encoding elongation factor G: MSRNTPLKKVRNIGIAAHIDAGKTTTSERILFFTGMSHKIGEVHDGAATMDWMEQEKERGITITSAATTCFWNNHQINLIDTPGHVDFTIEVERSMRVLDGAVAVFCSVGGVQPQSETVWRQANKYGVPRIVFVNKMDRIGANFFNVEEQIKNRLKGNPVPLQIPIGAEDNFKGVVDLITMKALVWEDESKPTDYVEKEIPSELKEKAEEYRVKMIEAVSETSDELMEKYLGGEELTQEEIKAGIKAGCLSLSMVPMLCGTAFKNKGVQPLLDAVVAYLPAPDEVANIKGEYEDGSEVSVKSTDDGEFAGLAFKIMTDPFVGQLTFVRVYRGCLESGSYAYNSTKDKKERIGRLLKMHSNKREEIKTLYAGEIGAVVGLKDTLTGDTLASEKDKVILERMDFPDPVISVAVEPKTKADQEKMSIALNKLAQEDPSFRVSTDEESGQTIISGMGELHLEIIVDRMLREFKVEAEVGQPQVAYRETIRKMVEQEYKYAKQSGGRGQYGHVFLRLEPLEPGSGYEFVNDIKGGVIPKEYIPAVDKGIQEALQNGVLAGYPVEDVKVTVYDGSYHEVDSSEMAFKLAASMGFKEGARKAGAVILEPMMKVEVETPEEYMGDVIGDLNKRRGQVNSMDERGGNKIVTAFCPLAEMFGYSTDLRSQTQGRATYSMEFDHYNEVPKNVSDEIIKKRNG; this comes from the coding sequence ATGTCAAGAAATACTCCTTTAAAAAAAGTTAGAAATATTGGTATTGCAGCACATATTGATGCTGGTAAAACAACTACTAGTGAAAGAATTCTCTTTTTTACTGGTATGAGTCATAAAATTGGCGAAGTACATGATGGTGCTGCAACAATGGACTGGATGGAGCAAGAAAAAGAAAGAGGTATTACAATTACTTCTGCTGCAACGACTTGTTTTTGGAACAATCATCAAATTAATCTTATAGACACTCCAGGCCACGTTGATTTCACCATTGAGGTTGAAAGATCTATGCGTGTTTTAGATGGTGCTGTTGCTGTATTTTGTTCTGTAGGTGGTGTACAACCTCAATCTGAAACTGTTTGGAGACAAGCAAATAAATATGGTGTTCCAAGAATTGTTTTTGTCAATAAAATGGATAGGATTGGAGCCAATTTCTTTAATGTAGAAGAACAAATTAAAAATCGTTTAAAAGGTAATCCAGTTCCTTTACAAATTCCTATTGGTGCTGAAGATAATTTTAAAGGTGTTGTAGATCTTATTACTATGAAAGCTTTGGTATGGGAAGATGAAAGTAAACCAACTGATTATGTTGAAAAAGAAATTCCATCTGAATTAAAAGAAAAAGCTGAAGAATATCGTGTAAAAATGATAGAAGCTGTTTCTGAAACTTCTGATGAATTGATGGAAAAATATTTAGGTGGTGAAGAATTAACTCAAGAAGAAATTAAAGCTGGAATTAAAGCTGGATGTCTAAGTCTTTCTATGGTTCCTATGCTTTGTGGAACAGCTTTTAAAAATAAAGGTGTTCAACCTTTACTTGATGCTGTAGTTGCATATCTCCCAGCTCCAGATGAAGTTGCTAATATTAAAGGCGAATATGAAGATGGTAGTGAAGTATCTGTAAAATCAACAGATGATGGTGAATTTGCAGGTCTTGCGTTTAAAATTATGACAGATCCTTTTGTTGGACAATTAACTTTTGTTCGTGTATATAGAGGATGTTTAGAGAGTGGTTCTTATGCATATAATTCTACAAAAGACAAAAAAGAAAGAATTGGCCGTCTTTTAAAAATGCACTCAAATAAAAGAGAAGAAATCAAGACTTTATATGCGGGAGAAATTGGAGCAGTTGTTGGTCTTAAAGATACTTTAACTGGTGATACTTTAGCAAGTGAAAAAGATAAAGTTATTTTAGAAAGAATGGATTTTCCAGATCCTGTTATTTCTGTTGCGGTAGAACCTAAAACAAAAGCAGATCAAGAAAAAATGTCTATCGCTTTAAATAAATTGGCTCAAGAAGATCCAAGTTTTAGAGTATCTACTGATGAAGAAAGCGGTCAAACTATTATTTCAGGTATGGGTGAGCTTCATCTAGAAATTATTGTTGATCGTATGCTTAGAGAATTTAAAGTTGAAGCTGAAGTGGGGCAACCCCAAGTTGCTTATCGTGAAACTATTAGAAAAATGGTTGAGCAAGAATATAAATATGCTAAACAATCAGGTGGTCGTGGACAATATGGTCATGTATTTTTAAGACTTGAGCCACTTGAGCCAGGAAGTGGTTATGAATTTGTGAATGATATTAAAGGTGGGGTTATTCCAAAAGAATATATTCCGGCTGTTGATAAGGGAATTCAAGAAGCATTACAAAATGGTGTTTTGGCAGGATATCCGGTTGAAGATGTAAAAGTTACCGTATATGATGGAAGTTATCATGAGGTGGACTCTTCAGAGATGGCATTTAAACTTGCTGCTTCTATGGGTTTTAAAGAAGGTGCAAGAAAAGCTGGAGCTGTAATTCTAGAGCCTATGATGAAGGTTGAAGTTGAAACTCCAGAAGAATATATGGGTGATGTAATTGGAGATTTAAATAAGCGTCGTGGTCAAGTGAACTCTATGGATGAGAGAGGCGGTAATAAGATTGTTACAGCATTTTGTCCATTGGCTGAAATGTTTGGATATTCCACAGATCTTAGAAGTCAAACTCAAGGTCGTGCAACTTACTCTATGGAATTTGATCATTATAATGAAGTTCCAAAAAATGTTTCTGATGAGATTATCAAGAAAAGAAATGGATAA
- the rpsL gene encoding 30S ribosomal protein S12 has protein sequence MPTINQLVRKERKKVLEKSKSPALKNCPQRRGVCTRVYTTTPKKPNSALRKVAKVRLTSGFEVISYIGGEGHNLQEHSIVLVRGGRVKDLPGVKYHIVRGALDTAGVAKRTVSRSKYGAKRPKAAAK, from the coding sequence GTGCCTACCATAAATCAATTGGTTAGAAAAGAGCGCAAAAAAGTTTTAGAAAAATCTAAATCTCCAGCGCTTAAAAATTGCCCACAAAGAAGGGGAGTTTGTACTAGGGTTTATACTACAACCCCTAAAAAACCAAACTCAGCGTTAAGAAAAGTTGCTAAAGTTAGACTTACAAGTGGCTTTGAGGTTATTAGTTATATCGGTGGTGAAGGTCATAACCTGCAAGAGCATAGCATTGTTTTAGTGCGTGGTGGAAGGGTAAAAGACTTACCAGGTGTTAAGTATCATATTGTTCGTGGTGCTTTAGATACTGCAGGTGTTGCAAAAAGAACTGTTTCTCGTTCTAAATATGGTGCGAAACGTCCTAAAGCAGCTGCTAAATAA